The region CCAAGATAATTTCAAAATGTGCAACAATCCTTGGTATAACAGTAATTGGAGCTTTAATAGCATCATATGTTCAAATAAGTGTAGTAACTAAAATAGCAATAAGTTCAGGGCATTCAATTTCGGTGCAAAAGGATTTTCTTGATAAAATATTCCCTAACTTATTACCAATGGCATATACGCTTTTAATGTATTTCTTCTTAAAGAAAAAGAATGTTAAGCCAACAATATTGATATTTTTTACTTTCGTATGTGCAATTTTATTATCAGCTTTAGGAGTGCTATAATATGAAAAATATTTTAATAATATCGGGACATGGTAAGTATGCCACTATGATAAAGAGTTCTATTGAATTTTTAGCTGGTGGCAGTGATGAAATAGAGTATATCGATTTTACGGATAAAGATACAGATATAACTTTAAAAGAAAAAATGAAAAAGGTACTTGTAAAATATGAGAATGATAATGTTTTATTTGTATGTGATATTTTAGGAGGAACACCTTTTAAATGTGCAGTAGAACTTTCAATTGGAAAAGATAGTATAGAGGTTACTGCAGGATGTAATGTTAGTTCAATAATAGAATCTATATTTCAAAAAAATAGCATGAGTATATCTGAACTTGCTGATTTTATAATAGAATCTAGCAAAAATTCTACGGGTAAGTTTGTAATGAAAAAGGAAGTTCGTACTGACAATAGTGAGGGAATATAAATAAATTGCAAGGAACTGCGGTTCCTTGCAATTTAATAAAGGGGTGGACAAATAAATGAAAGTAATGGTAGTTAAAGATTATAATGAAATGAGTATTAAAGCAGCAAGAATAATGGCAAGTCAAATTATTTTAAAACCTAACAGTGTTTTAGGTCTTGCAACAGGAAGCAGTCCTATTGGAATGTATAAGGAGTTAATTAATTTATATAATAAAAAAGAGATTGACTTTAGAAATATTAAAAGTTTTAATTTAGATGAGTATTATGGATTAGATGAAACTAATGAACAAAGTTATCACTATTTTATGATGGAAAATTTATTTAAGCATATAAATATACCTATGGAAAATATTAATATTCCCAATGGAAATGCAAAAAATATGGAAGAAGAATGTTTGAATTACGAAAGAAAAATTCAGCAAAGTGGTGGGATAGATATACAGGTTTTAGGAATAGGTACTAATGGACATATTGGGTTTAATGAGCCTAACATAAATTTTGAAACTAAAACTCATTTAGTTGAATTAGCCAGTAAAACTATAAAGGCTAATGCAAGGTTCTTTGAGGATGAAAATAAAGTCCCTAAAAAAGCTATAAGTATGGGGATTAAAACTATAATGAATTCTAAAAAAATCATATTGCTTGCAAGTGGAAGTTCAAAGGCTGATGCAATATATAAGGCAGTTAAAGGTAAAGTTACACCAGAGGTTCCAGCTTCAATTCTTCAAATTCACAAAGATGTTACTTTTGTAGTAGATAAAGAAGCTGCAAGTAAATTATAAGGGAGTTATTAATGGTTTAGCATGATGATTAAAATCATTTACAATTATTCATATTAGAATTAATATATAAAGAGAAAATAATATTTTGATTTAGATAGAGCTTAATAATAGGAGTGTATAATTAATATGGTTGGAATAATTGCAATATCGCATGGTCCATATGCAAAATCATTAATAGAATCGGTGGAAATGGTTTATGGTAAACAGGAAAAGCTTGAAGCCATTTGTCTTGGAAAAGATGAAAGTATAGAAAGTTTACAGGAAAGAATAAAAGATACTATAAAGAAACTTGATTTAAAAAAAATATTGATAATTGTAGATCTGCTGGGTGGTACACCATATAATGCAACGTCAATCAAGCTGGAAGATCCAAATGTAAATGTAATTACAGGTTTAAATATGCCTATGATTCTGAAAATTTTGCCAAACAGAAATAAAACTTTAGAAGAAATATCGAATATTGCAATAGAAAGCGGTAAAGATGGTATTGTAAATGTAAGTGAAAAGCTTAGAATGTTAAATAAAAATATAAAGGCTTGATTTCAGAATTATGAGGAGATGATTTTTTGCTTAAAATAGCTAGGTTAGATGACAGACTTGTGCATGGTCTCATAATAAATAATTGGTGTACAAATGAGAATATAACGGAAATAATGGTGGTTGACAAAGAAGCATGCGGCAATGAAATGCGAAAAGCGGTTATTCATATGTCAGCACCAGAGGATATAAATGTGATGTTTTGTACTGCTGAAGAGGCAGCTAATATTTATAAAGAAGAAGCAGAATATGAGAATTTAATGATGATCTTTGGAAATCCATTTGAATTACTTGAATTTTTAGATAAAGGTGGAGTTTTAAAAAGTATAAATATTGGAGGAATGACTTTTAAAGAGGGAAGAAAGCGTTTAAGTACTTCAGTTTATGCAACCAAAGAAGAAGTAGAAGCTTTAAAGAAAATAGCAGATAAAAAAATTTTACTTGAAGTAAGAATATTACCAACTGATATAAGTGTAGATTTGTTAAAGTACATTTAAACGTAGGAGAGGATGTTATGTCTATTGGGCAAGCAATTCTTTTATTTATATTTTCCTCTATTTCTGGAATCGATTCTTCAGCTGAAGAATTTCAGACACATAGACCCTTAATTGCAGGAACTTTGGCTGGAATTGCACTTGGCGATATAAAAACTGGAATTATTGCGGGAGCAACTATGGAATTTGTGGCGCTTGGCTGGATGACTATAGGTGCTGCAGTACCGCCAGATCCAGCACTTGCAGGTATAACTGTTGCAATACTTGAAATACTCGGAAAACAAAATGTAGGTGTGGCAGTAAGCATAGCAATACCTATAGCAGTGGCAGGACAGCTGCTTCAGATAGCTCAAAAAGGAACAATTGACATTATACTTATGCACTTTGCTGAAGCTGGAGTAGAAAAGGGTAAGCTTTCAAGAGTTACTATAGCACATTTTTTAACTGCAATTCCAAGTGCGTTAAGAGTAGCAGTACCATCTCTTCTTATGGCATATTTTGCAAATGCAACTCTAGTGCAAAGTATGTTAAATTCAATTCCAAAAGAAATCACTACAGGACTTCAAATTTCATCGGGACTTTTAGTTATGGTTGGATATGCTATGATACTTAATTTAATAAATTCAAAGGAACTGCTGCCGTTTCTTATAATAGGTTTTTTAGTTATGACTTTTTCGGATATAACTATATTTGCTCTTACACTTTTAGGGATTAGCTTTGCAGTTATTTATTATCACATAACATCTCTTATATTAAAGTCACAGCAAAATAGAGATAAAAGATTTAGAAGAAGCGAAGTAAAAGATAAAGAAGGGGAAAATAGAAGCAAAATTAGAATTTCAAAATTTGATTTAATGAAGGTATTTTGGAGAACTCAGTTTTTTCAGA is a window of Clostridium pasteurianum DNA encoding:
- a CDS encoding PTS sugar transporter subunit IIA, with amino-acid sequence MVGIIAISHGPYAKSLIESVEMVYGKQEKLEAICLGKDESIESLQERIKDTIKKLDLKKILIIVDLLGGTPYNATSIKLEDPNVNVITGLNMPMILKILPNRNKTLEEISNIAIESGKDGIVNVSEKLRMLNKNIKA
- a CDS encoding PTS system mannose/fructose/N-acetylgalactosamine-transporter subunit IIB, whose translation is MLKIARLDDRLVHGLIINNWCTNENITEIMVVDKEACGNEMRKAVIHMSAPEDINVMFCTAEEAANIYKEEAEYENLMMIFGNPFELLEFLDKGGVLKSINIGGMTFKEGRKRLSTSVYATKEEVEALKKIADKKILLEVRILPTDISVDLLKYI
- the nagB gene encoding glucosamine-6-phosphate deaminase, which gives rise to MKVMVVKDYNEMSIKAARIMASQIILKPNSVLGLATGSSPIGMYKELINLYNKKEIDFRNIKSFNLDEYYGLDETNEQSYHYFMMENLFKHINIPMENINIPNGNAKNMEEECLNYERKIQQSGGIDIQVLGIGTNGHIGFNEPNINFETKTHLVELASKTIKANARFFEDENKVPKKAISMGIKTIMNSKKIILLASGSSKADAIYKAVKGKVTPEVPASILQIHKDVTFVVDKEAASKL
- a CDS encoding PTS system mannose/fructose/sorbose family transporter subunit IID — protein: MSIGQAILLFIFSSISGIDSSAEEFQTHRPLIAGTLAGIALGDIKTGIIAGATMEFVALGWMTIGAAVPPDPALAGITVAILEILGKQNVGVAVSIAIPIAVAGQLLQIAQKGTIDIILMHFAEAGVEKGKLSRVTIAHFLTAIPSALRVAVPSLLMAYFANATLVQSMLNSIPKEITTGLQISSGLLVMVGYAMILNLINSKELLPFLIIGFLVMTFSDITIFALTLLGISFAVIYYHITSLILKSQQNRDKRFRRSEVKDKEGENRSKIRISKFDLMKVFWRTQFFQISWNYERLQNLCYCYSIMPILKKLYKNKEDLIVAVKANLEYYNSHPFFVSIILGINTAMEEAKANGEKIDERDITQVKIAFMGPLAGVGDPVFWGTIRPMLAAIGAGIAIKGNISGVILFFVGINAVRLFMRYNTLMFSYKKGVSVISHIKDFMPRLKNIMAVLSYTIIGGLIARLTKVNIGVVLYSFVSKGKLQYVTFQQQLDAIMPNILPLLIIFIICWLLKKKVSPLICMFGLMIIGIVGYAFGILSLT